The Flavobacterium marginilacus genome window below encodes:
- a CDS encoding succinate dehydrogenase cytochrome b subunit — MAKSAILKSSIAKKVAMALSGLFLISFLSLHFFINFVSVFSESSFNAMSHFMGYNPLIQFVMQPVLVAGVVFHFVMGFVLELKNRKARPVAYVKYDGAANASWASRNMIISGLVVLAFLGLHMYDFWFHEMLYKYVEVNSIDETRYYHELVAKFESPVRTGLYVVAFVLLALHLWHGFTSSLQSVGFDNKIGKSLHKICYGFAIIVPFGFIFIALFHHFINN; from the coding sequence ATGGCAAAATCTGCAATATTGAAGTCGTCGATAGCTAAAAAAGTGGCTATGGCGCTTTCAGGACTTTTTCTGATTTCGTTTCTATCGCTTCATTTCTTCATTAATTTCGTATCTGTTTTTAGTGAGAGTTCATTCAATGCGATGTCACATTTCATGGGTTACAACCCGTTAATTCAATTTGTTATGCAGCCTGTTCTGGTTGCGGGAGTAGTTTTTCACTTCGTTATGGGTTTCGTCCTGGAATTGAAAAACAGAAAAGCAAGACCAGTTGCGTACGTTAAGTATGATGGTGCTGCAAATGCTTCATGGGCATCTAGAAACATGATTATTTCTGGCTTGGTTGTGTTGGCATTTTTAGGATTGCACATGTACGATTTCTGGTTTCATGAAATGCTTTATAAATATGTTGAAGTCAATTCAATTGATGAAACAAGATATTACCATGAATTAGTTGCTAAATTTGAAAGCCCGGTTCGTACAGGATTGTATGTTGTTGCTTTTGTTTTATTAGCGTTACACCTTTGGCATGGTTTCACTTCCTCTTTACAATCTGTAGGATTCGATAATAAAATTGGGAAGTCACTGCATAAAATCTGTTATGGATTTGCAATCATAGTTCCTTTTGGATTTATTTTCATTGCATTATTTCATCATTTTATAAATAATTAA